ggaaaaaaaaatcaggtGCATCACACATGATGATTGAGTCAGCCTTAAAACTGATCTATCTTCTAAGAATGAGAATTAGCATCCAAAAGAAGAACAGTGAAGAGATTGACCTTTGTTCTTTCTGTGTATCATTGCTTTCAGAGCACTCAGTATTCTGGCAATCATCGAAAAGAAAAGCCGGAAGAAAATTTCCAACCCTGCGGACGACTTGGCTAATGTTTTGGTTTCTTCTTCATTCGTCTCCTCATCTGTCTCTCgcgctcctcttcttcctcgatgAGGCGAAGCTGCTCTTCGTCCTCCTTCCTGGCAATCTTGGAACTGTAGATGGGTGACAACAAAGtcagaaaatgaaaagaaaaaattggGAAAAGTGATATTTAAAAAGTGAGTCAAATTATGATTCAGATTATGAACAAGTCTAATGACACTGCATCTTTAAACCCTAAACCCAATGGGAAAAATATCACCAGATTCTTTGTGCAAGTTTAGCTCAAGATGGTCCCGGGTCCCAAAGAGTAGAATaggatgattaaaaaaattagctATACCTAATTCGCTCTTCTTTCTGTATTACATCAAAACCAACTTCCATGTCACTGTCGTCCTCATCCATCCCTGCATACTTATTAGGATTGTACCTGCATAACAAGATCAAAGAACTTTAACATCATAGACCAGAAACCTTCAAGGGCTTCTCAACTAAAACCATGGTAAAAACATACAGCAAAATTGTTCCCTTTTTatactcttttctttttttcttttcgtttAGCAAGAACAGTTAATATTATGTTAAGGCAGGATCCAACCTCCGGAACATGGTATTGTTACCATGATTTATTACTCGTAGACTGTGTTGGAACCGTCAATTTTTGAAATATGAGTAATGATATTCAAGGCGGGGATGGGTTTTGatatcgaaatcttgctgtcaacTATCAACATCTTACCAAAAGGCTATGATGGCACCTTCAAACAATTATATGCAAAATTCAGCCATAAACAGGAATTTGAGATACTTACGTCGTACTTTCTAAGTTTCTCATTTGTAAATAAGATTTAGCAGGTTTATCTACCATGACAAATTAATACTAAATCCAATTTTAAATCTACAGAAGTTATCTTCTATGAAGAAATAAATATTGGTTATTAAACTAGATAGTGATATCCAATGAACAATTGCAACCTTCAGAACAAGGACAAAAGCCTGCAGCAAGAAATAATGAAAGCATCTAAAAGTTTGTGTTAGAAATATGTACCCGAACATTCCCCTGATGAGACTGCGATAATCAACATCTTCCTCATCACTCAAATTCCTTCCAGAAGGTCTTCTCTTTAATCGATTGTCAAGGTTGCCATGTGAAAAGCTTTGCTTAATAGGCTTCATCAAATTAGAATTCAATGTCAGGAATGAAGTCATAAAGGCTATGTGTAAACTAGTGCTGAAATAAATCCTTAACCCCGACAAACATGTAGGCACACATGTATTGCCAAGAGAGTGAGCACAGTTGATTACATGACCAATCAGGTTTTAAGCATAGTAAGCACACTGTTTTGTCTAGTAACCAGTCATTCTTTTATCCTTCACTTCTGGCATGTATTTATTATAGTGTAACAGTAACTAAAGAGATCCAGACCTGAGATTTTGAGGGAAGCATCGACTGTTTCACTGTTGTTTTCACTTGATCTAGTCCTTGAGTTAATCTTTTCTTTTCTGGGTAATGCTTCAGAGCAGAAGAATGTGGCTTTGCAGCTGAAATATCCTTCTTCAAATAAGGATCATTTACAACCTTGCTGAGTGGCTTATTTGCACCTGCTGCCTGAATAGGGACCTTCCGCTGTGAAGAACTATTCCCCATAGGCTTGCTGGAGCCATTTCCGACAACACGCTGAGAGGGATTAGTCACCATAGGCCTACTGGAACCATTTCCGACAACACGCTGAGAGGGATTAGTCACCACAGGCCTACTAGAACCATTTCCGACAACACGCTGAGAGGGATTAGTTACCACAGGCCTACTAGAACCATTTCCGACAACACGCTGAGAGGGATTGGTTACCACAGGCCTACTAGAACCGTTTCCGACAACACGCTGAGAGGGATTAGTCACCACAGGCCTACTAGAACCATTTCCGACAACACGCTGAGAGGGATTAGTCACCATAGGCTTGCTGGAACCATTTCCGACAAAACGCTGAGAGGGATTAGTCACCATAGGCTTGCTGGAACCATTTCCAACAACACGCTGAGAGGGATTGGTCCCCATAGGCTTGCTGGAACCATTTCCAACAACACGCTGAGAGGGATTGGTCCCCATAGGCTTGCTGGAACCATTTCCGACAACACGCTGAGAGGGATTGGTCCCCATAGGCTTGCTGGAACCATTTCCGACAATACGCTGAGAGGGATTGGTCCCCATGGGCTTGCTGGAACCATTTCCAACAGCACCACTCAAGACTTTCTGAGAATCAGTTGAAGCTGGCAGTGGTCGGTTGAGTGGAGCTTCCTTTGCAAACCCAGTATTGCTCTGAATATTCTGTTTTCTTGAATCTGGGTTCCTCAATCCATTGGCAACAGAGACCAATTTAGCAGGCTGGTTCATTGGCAATTGGCTCTTCAGCGATGTTTGAGCATACCGGCCATCTTCCACAGGACCAGAAACCTGTATAAGCTTCCTCTATGACCAAAAATGCTTAAACCTATACAAGTCAATCTCTAAATAATTGTATTTTAAAAGACAAACATACCAGACTTCGGTGCAGAAACACTCCTGGTTGCAGGCTGCTCTTTTGCAGTAGGAAAATCAGTATCATCAGACAGTAGAAAAGAATAATCCCTCATGTCTTTTAGTGTTTGTGCTTTATTCTTTATCTGCAGAAGTTACTTTAGCATACAAATCAGACCAAAATAATGACATCATCACAGAATGCAACAACGTTAAGGCAAGATAATTTACACCTCATTTACAACAGCTGGCTTTTTGTGATGCTGTTGAGTCAATAGAGTACTTGCTGAGGCTGTGGCATCCCTTTTCTTCTGCAGAAACTAggattatctttttctttttcctttttcttctttttgaaaagaaaattatCTTAATCTTTGCAGTTCAGCCGAAAAGCTGACAAAACATAAAACCAATGGCCACAATACTTACAGCTACAGAACTTGACATGTTTGTCATAACATGTCTTGTTTCTCGAATAGATCGGCTTTCTTCAATAACTCTTGAAGCAATAACAGGCTGTGAAGGGCCGAAAAAGGAGCCAAATCTGTGAAAGTAGTATTTAGATGATAGAAATAGCTTGCAATCCAGCAAACAAATAATAAGTAAAGAATCATTGAAAATCATAAAAAAGAGTTGATTCCCTAGAATTACTAAGTTAAGGCGCAAAAGTTTAGTTAAATAATATTTACATAAAACAATATGTTTGCTTGCATCTAAAGCTTCAACAGGGAACCTGACCTTAAAATAAACAAATGGTTAGACACAATAAATTTGAAGGTTAAGGAATGATGCCCACAACCTAAATAAGAACCAATAATCATATATTGTTCAGTATATGTCCACTGCCCACAGTGACCAGACCTATATTTATTGCATCCTTGGAACGGGCAAAATAAGCACATGAATTAACAAAGAAATAGAAGACCATgaaaatgaaaataaagaaaTCTCATCACATATCACCGAGTTCAGTTGCTGGAAATATAATAATTGATAACTCGCAATGGATGTTTCATTTATGATGTTAACACTGATATAATTGAAGTGCAAATTATGATATACAAATTCCTGGTCCAGCTAAGCCTGCCATATGGCAAGATGCAGTATCTAGCTGGCAGTAAGCATGTCTTTGGCAATTGGTACATAGATTAATAATAAAACAATGACCAGATAAATATCTTTCTAATAATTGGTAATTGGTACATCAAAAGCTAGCACCAGGAAGTTGCATATCCAGCATGACAGTGTTATCAATGATTGTGTGATAGCTGAGACATAAAGTTCCTACACATAAGCATCTGACTAAAAACCAATCTAAATTTTGAGCATAGGCACAtacatattgtcacggacaaaactataaacagagtgtttaatgtaatgctcatgtatgtccgtaccTTTTggcttgttcatgctttacacagcatatagagggacgatcgaagacTTAACAACCctaatttagttgggtttgatggtcattttaggcttgtaaataaaagttgtgtcatgtggatacatGTGGgagatttcgatctgtagtggatcattttttatcatttgttgtgcaaccgttcagagcttgtgaagtctttttgtaatttgcattggttataaaatgttttctgaaatgttcgcttgtggatcccgagtaagaCGCTTTCTTtaatccgttttctcttttgtaggtcctaaaggaccacaggaggttttggggaggctaacttttgcggacgaacacgcaagggtatcGTACgatttaagcaaaaccagctaagtccgtgacaatatggtTTATAACCGAATCTGATTATAATGTTTTACATAGAATGTCATGAAAAAATCATATAAAAGAATCCATCAAATTGTAGCTATAATATAATGACATAGCCTTATCGATGAAAGTTCAACTATAACAAATGTTCCAGGTCATTAAGAAACTGATGTGTACAAAGAAGTGTTCGGATTTATCTATAATGATTTCTCCAGACCTTTCACTTATCTCTAACAAGATACCAAAATATTAAACCATTTATAATCAATTGTGTAACTCAAACAATAATGGTAAATGCATCAACATTTTTGCTGTTAATTGAGAATACAGGGTAGACAGAACAGTATGTTTGATGACATTATAATATACAAACATGGTTATAAAGATCACCCAATCACGATCTAGGTTATGATCACTACTCCAATCCCCAAATGGATCAATTTTTATAAGGATTTGATAGATGTGGTCTTGAGCAGATCGGAAAACTAGAAGTCAATTTGAATTGGTCTGCCTGATTCAGTTGTCCAATAAGGATTAATTTAACCACTCATATGAACAAACACAAAAGCAAAGGAGAATATGATGATCAGCTATAATTGATTAAAAAACACTTTGTTGCTCCTAAAGACAAACCAAAAGTGAGAGAATGCAGATGAACATGTGGCATTACTCACGTAGCATTTGTGGTTGTTCTTCTCTTGTCCTGAGTTTGAGATGAATGACCTAGAGCCCTGGCATTTTGTTTCTTCAGTTTTGTTCTAATTCTGTCCTTTAGTTGTTCCCTCACACTGAGAAATTCTTGTTCCTCCTTGGTAGGTTTTGGAGCTTCCTGTTCATCTTCTCCATCACGTTCAGATGCTTCCTCCTCGTACTCATCATATTCCTCTTCATACTCATCATAATCTTCAGTTCTATAATGAGTACTCTGCGTGACCATGGAACAAAAAATTCATCattagcattgtttgatatgtatATGAACAAGATGAGAATTGGAGCTGGAGACGTATAGGTGAGGCAATAGACTCCAAATTTGATAGCTTAGACTTCTGTTATTGAGCAAAAACTGTTTCAAATAATCTTAAAGCCGTTCAAAAGAAAATCTAACTATAAGTGATTCCTAGAAGCTAGAAGCACAAAAAGAAAGTTCACTTGACACAAGAACCCTGCCACCTTAAACTCCCAGCAAAAACAAGCCAACCCAACAGACTCAAATAAAAGCAGAAAACATAATAATTATCGATGAAAAGTTCTTATATCCTGATGACACGACCTTTGAAGAATCCACAAAAGCTGAtaatttaataagaaaagaaaagactGAACAATTCCCTCAGACTGGAAGCAAATAGAAGAAATCATCCCTTAATATAGGCACTGCATTAAACGAAAATATTTTCTATAGTCACATCGAACACACAAAAGGATTCAAAGTAAATATATCCTATACATTATCATCAACTAGGCCAAActattatagagagagagagagagagagagagagagatcaccaTGACTATAGTTTcttgcaaaaaaaatattattatttttgcacACGAGGGTAATTATAGTCAAATCGAGCAAACAAAATGACTCAAGAGTAAATATATCCAAAGACATACATTATCATCAACTAGGCTAAactattatcaaaaacaaaaaacaaacactgcaatcaagaaaatattttttttctattttttcacGCACGAGGGCAATTAAAATGTACTTATTATATTTCTGAATTCCTTGCCAATAATTCTATCCAAATAATCTTGGAACTAATTATACCCTTCAgtttatctctctctttctcgctctctctatctctctttttGGTTTATCAGGGTATGCGACTCGTTGAAATGCCATAAAAAGATCCATAAACCTAAATTCCAGATCGAGGCCAAGAAAGCTCGGATCTGATCACTCAAAAGAACAAATACTTCATCAACACCATGAATTCTGACCAGAAATTTTGATCTGTAGGCGTACGCAGAAAGGAATAAATTATCTGCCGATCAATTCAAatcaaatacaaaatcatgcGAAGACCGCAGTAGATTCGTCAAAACGCAGACAAAACCAGATTACGTAACAAGCCAAATTCATCGATCATTCGACAACCGGAGAAAAATAACATGTCAATTCAGCGGTAAGAGCATTGATCCGGAGAAACAAATCAGGATCACAAGTAGCATCAAGAAACACAAACCTGGTGTACGTTCTCCTTGGGCGCCGATCCGTACATCTACACAGCGGAGCCGTAATCCACCGGGAACAGGAGAACGCGGAGGCAATCGGCGTTCGCGACAAGGGGGGGATCGGAATCGAGAAGCAGCGGGACGGCAAAGGAGGAAGAGATAGATGTGAAGGGCGAGAGGAAACTTCCCGAAGGCGAAGAACCGTGAACGTTAGCGCAGATCGTAAGCGTCGGATCAACGATCGACGGATACGATTGGAAGTTGAAAAGTTACCTACGGATCAGATGTTGCTCTTTCAGAAAGCAACGACTTTAGATTTCGCGTCATCGTCTAACACGTGTACGAGACACAATCCAGCCTGGAAATGAAATGAATGTGCATTCCTTAagtacaattatatatatatatatacaattactCCTAAATAGGATACCTAAGTCTATCTCTAAATCCAATTGAATACCTAAGTTATGTTCAAAATTATCTTAAATATGAACTGATGATATCCAAACTTGATTTGATCAAATCATATAAGACATTAATACTCCAAATTCCTAACCTTAAGTTGGGCAGATTTTTGTATTTAGATTCTGAATTTAGGTTTAATATTCTTATTCCCATAAAAGTTAAATGTTTACATCTATatagttgtaaatcttcttcattgATCCTCAAAATAGAAATGTTGAAACCTTAATTAGTCATTTAAAAATGTCCTTTTAAGaattatgacaaaaaaaaaaagttagaacaATTGGGTATTCAAATATTTAAATTGAAACCGGAAATTAGCAATCATAATTTATGTTGGCTTTGGAACAACTGAAATGAGACAGCTTACACAAAAATCTATACCCCATATACTTCATCATCATCCTTCATGCTTTCTTTTCTGATCACTTTTCAACCTCATACCTCTGCTTCATCTTCACAATTCACTCTCTAATCCCTGCTGTTACATGCAAGAGCAGAGCAGGTTTTATGCATTCGGTGTTGGCCAAATATTAGCAGCGATCTGTGTATATCCATCTGTTGCAGAATTGATTCTATCTTCATAATGTGTTCTGTCATCTCTTCTTTGACTGATGGCAAAGTTGATTGCTCCTGCAGTCACCACTgtctttgttttctcttttgtttgaGAGGAGGACGTCTGAAGACCACATTGCACTCCAACTCTTCTGGTGCCTGAAAAAGAATGCGAGTGGTGTCGGTGGTTGTGATTCTTTCCTCACTTCTTACTCAAGCAAGAGATGCAGCCACTGAGATCAGTGGCTTCCATTGATTGACGAGTCCTCATCACCTATTCTTCTCACTGCTTTATTTGTCTTAGCTTCTTCTTTCATTCTCTGTATGAATCCGTGCTGATGCTTTCATCTGCTTTGGCACATCTGTTGGTTAACTCCGGAGTGCCAAAAACAGTGTCACAACAAAAAGCTCGAAACATTTCTTGCATCCTTGCACAGAACCTCAGTACTGTAAGCTAAAAAGCAGAACACGGCAACAAAATAGTGGAAACACTTCTTCTGTTCGGTCTTCTTTATTAGAACAACGCAAAAGCTCGGCTCCCGCCACGGGAGAGACGCAGTACGGCCATCCCACCTGCTTTGTGCACACGTGTCCTCATCTCAATAATgttctatttttctttttcttgattggTCAGCGCAGGATGTGGACCGCTCGCCACGTTTCACGTGAAGTCCGTTTGATGGTGAATCCAACGGCTTAAGATCTACAAAGGATGTGGACGCGATTAACTTATCGTGCTCCGCGAATCCATTTGATGTGTAGCTACTCTTAACCCATTTTGTGCTTACCACCTCATCGTCTACCTAGTTGTTAAATGGGGGACCCACTTGTTGGGATCGATGTCGTAGGTACCTGCACGGGTGATCGACAAAGGCGTAAggagatttttttcttatgagataatATATTtcgattaaagaaaagaaaaaaaggagttATTTATGGGAGATGGGAAACCTCCACCCTTCTTCACTCCATCCACTCTCTACTCTTCCTCTACACTTCGACGGACGAAATCTCGTCTTCTTATTCCGATCCTAAGCGCCAAGGGGCGACTTTGATGCGGGGATGGAGGAAGTCGGAGTGAGACGAATCGGTCGGTGCCTCGCATTTGTCTTTTCGTCCAAGATTTCGATCCCGGATCGCTTCCCACTCTAAATGCTTGCTTAGAACCCTAAAGGTTTGATCTTTGCTCTTTTCCCTTGCTTGCTGGGATGAGGGTTCCGTGTCTGAATTTGGAGCAGGATCGAGAGCGGACGATGATTTTCTCGTCGCCGTTCGTGATCTCGTTCCTTCTGCTTGTCTCGGTGCCGGTGCTCTTCGTTTTGGCCCCGCGGATCCTGCCGCCGAAGACGCTGCCGAGCATTCCCGATCGCGACGAGATGGACGACCTCGCGCTCTTCCGCCGCACCACCCTCGCCTCCTCCGGCGCCGGCGGGGGCGGTGGGATCCGACGACGCACTGCGGCGCCGCCCAAGATTGCGTTTATGTTCCTCACCAACTCCGACCTCTCGTTCGCTCCCCTTTGGGAGCGTTTCTTCCGCGGCCACGAGCGGCTGTTCAATGTGTATGTCCACGCCGATCCCTCCTCCCGCCTCCGGCTCGTACCGACGCCCTCCTTCAGCGGGCGATTCATCCCGGCTAAGGCCACGCAGCGAGCGTCCCCGACGCTCATCTCCGCGGCGCGGCGCCTCCTTGCCGCTGCGCTTCTTGACGACCCGGCTAACGCTTTCTTCGCCCTCCTCTCCCAACATTGCGTCCCCCTCCACTCCTTCCGCTTCACCTACGACGCCGTCCTTGCGGACTCCGGTGCTCCGCCGGCCGCCCATGGCGATGCGGTCCTCCGCCACCGATACCGAAGCTTCATCGAGATCCTCGCTGGCGAACCCGGGCTGTGGGATCGCTACATCGCTCGTGGCGACAATGCGATGCTTCCTGAAGTGTCGTTCGACCAGTTCCGGGTTGGATCTCAGTTTTTCATCCTTGCAAGGCGGCAC
The window above is part of the Musa acuminata AAA Group cultivar baxijiao chromosome BXJ2-6, Cavendish_Baxijiao_AAA, whole genome shotgun sequence genome. Proteins encoded here:
- the LOC103989545 gene encoding uncharacterized protein LOC103989545 isoform X1, encoding MYGSAPKENVHQSTHYRTEDYDEYEEEYDEYEEEASERDGEDEQEAPKPTKEEQEFLSVREQLKDRIRTKLKKQNARALGHSSQTQDKRRTTTNATFGSFFGPSQPVIASRVIEESRSIRETRHVMTNMSSSVAFLQKKRDATASASTLLTQQHHKKPAVVNEIKNKAQTLKDMRDYSFLLSDDTDFPTAKEQPATRSVSAPKSDGRYAQTSLKSQLPMNQPAKLVSVANGLRNPDSRKQNIQSNTGFAKEAPLNRPLPASTDSQKVLSGAVGNGSSKPMGTNPSQRIVGNGSSKPMGTNPSQRVVGNGSSKPMGTNPSQRVVGNGSSKPMGTNPSQRVVGNGSSKPMVTNPSQRFVGNGSSKPMVTNPSQRVVGNGSSRPVVTNPSQRVVGNGSSRPVVTNPSQRVVGNGSSRPVVTNPSQRVVGNGSSRPVVTNPSQRVVGNGSSRPMVTNPSQRVVGNGSSKPMGNSSSQRKVPIQAAGANKPLSKVVNDPYLKKDISAAKPHSSALKHYPEKKRLTQGLDQVKTTVKQSMLPSKSQPIKQSFSHGNLDNRLKRRPSGRNLSDEEDVDYRSLIRGMFGYNPNKYAGMDEDDSDMEVGFDVIQKEERISSKIARKEDEEQLRLIEEEEERERQMRRRMKKKPKH
- the LOC103989545 gene encoding uncharacterized protein LOC103989545 isoform X2 — protein: MYGSAPKENVHQSTHYRTEDYDEYEEEYDEYEEEASERDGEDEQEAPKPTKEEQEFLSVREQLKDRIRTKLKKQNARALGHSSQTQDKRRTTTNATFGSFFGPSQPVIASRVIEESRSIRETRHVMTNMSSSVAKKRDATASASTLLTQQHHKKPAVVNEIKNKAQTLKDMRDYSFLLSDDTDFPTAKEQPATRSVSAPKSDGRYAQTSLKSQLPMNQPAKLVSVANGLRNPDSRKQNIQSNTGFAKEAPLNRPLPASTDSQKVLSGAVGNGSSKPMGTNPSQRIVGNGSSKPMGTNPSQRVVGNGSSKPMGTNPSQRVVGNGSSKPMGTNPSQRVVGNGSSKPMVTNPSQRFVGNGSSKPMVTNPSQRVVGNGSSRPVVTNPSQRVVGNGSSRPVVTNPSQRVVGNGSSRPVVTNPSQRVVGNGSSRPVVTNPSQRVVGNGSSRPMVTNPSQRVVGNGSSKPMGNSSSQRKVPIQAAGANKPLSKVVNDPYLKKDISAAKPHSSALKHYPEKKRLTQGLDQVKTTVKQSMLPSKSQPIKQSFSHGNLDNRLKRRPSGRNLSDEEDVDYRSLIRGMFGYNPNKYAGMDEDDSDMEVGFDVIQKEERISSKIARKEDEEQLRLIEEEEERERQMRRRMKKKPKH
- the LOC103989546 gene encoding glycosyltransferase BC10 isoform X1; this translates as MRVPCLNLEQDRERTMIFSSPFVISFLLLVSVPVLFVLAPRILPPKTLPSIPDRDEMDDLALFRRTTLASSGAGGGGGIRRRTAAPPKIAFMFLTNSDLSFAPLWERFFRGHERLFNVYVHADPSSRLRLVPTPSFSGRFIPAKATQRASPTLISAARRLLAAALLDDPANAFFALLSQHCVPLHSFRFTYDAVLADSGAPPAAHGDAVLRHRYRSFIEILAGEPGLWDRYIARGDNAMLPEVSFDQFRVGSQFFILARRHATMVVRDRRLWKKFKMPCLKSREDSCYPEEHYFPTLLEMQDPEGCSHYTLTRVNWTDSVGGHPHTYRPLEISSDLIKELRRSNSTYSYLFARKFSPDCLDPLVELADSVIFRD
- the LOC103989546 gene encoding glycosyltransferase BC10 isoform X2; the protein is MIFSSPFVISFLLLVSVPVLFVLAPRILPPKTLPSIPDRDEMDDLALFRRTTLASSGAGGGGGIRRRTAAPPKIAFMFLTNSDLSFAPLWERFFRGHERLFNVYVHADPSSRLRLVPTPSFSGRFIPAKATQRASPTLISAARRLLAAALLDDPANAFFALLSQHCVPLHSFRFTYDAVLADSGAPPAAHGDAVLRHRYRSFIEILAGEPGLWDRYIARGDNAMLPEVSFDQFRVGSQFFILARRHATMVVRDRRLWKKFKMPCLKSREDSCYPEEHYFPTLLEMQDPEGCSHYTLTRVNWTDSVGGHPHTYRPLEISSDLIKELRRSNSTYSYLFARKFSPDCLDPLVELADSVIFRD